The sequence ACGACCGCTTTCAACAGGTTTATATACAGATGGAGCAAGAACTTAGCCCGCGTGTTACGCAAATGGTACACATGCGGCTACATATTTACCATTTGGATCTTCTTGCCGTTCGCTCTGTGGACTCTCCTGACATTTATATTTGAGCATTTCTATGAGACTATTCAAATCAACAATGTGCCTGAAGTTAAAGCAATGTTACCTGGAGTAAACATTCCTGCGTCAGATTTCTGGGTATACTTCTTAGCTATAGGGTTTAGTACTATTTTTCATGAGCTTGGCCATGCAATGGCTGCAGCTCAAGAGGATGTGCAGCTCATATCTGTAGGTGTATATGTATTTACTATAATACCAGTAGCTTTTGTGCAAATGAATTCAGAACACTTGAATAGCTTAGCTGTGACTAAAAGACTGAGAATATTTTGTGCAGGCATCTGGCATAATATTGCCACTGCTTTCATTGCCTTACTGTTATTCTTTTCAGCCCCAATTTTATTCAACATAGCATATGAAACAGGCATAGGAGTTAGGATTACTGATTTTACTGATGATTCTCCTCTAAAAGATGTCAGGGGACTTGATAAGGGTGATGTTGTAACATCTATAAATAGTTGTGAAATCAAAAATGCTAATGACTGGTCATACTGCCTCCACATGGCTCATGACCGGTTTGGTATATGTACCAGTGCAGAATTTGTTGCTCAAAATGATGAAATCATGATGGAGACTATCAAGGAAAATGATGTTGTAGAATGTTGCCGCAAGGATGACTTGTACAGTTTCTGTTTTGAATACTTGGAGCCCAAAGTAGTTGCTGATTCAGTATTGCCAGGACAATACTCATGTCTAAAACCCAGAGATATGGTGAAGGACAAGTTTATAAAGTGCACTGAGCATGGAGGTTACTCATGTCCAAGAGGAATGCATTGCTTGAAACCTTCTTTGAACAACCACACTTACTTGATAATCATAGAACGAAAGGACAACAATGCTGTTCTTTATTTAGGATTGCCATATGATTTACATAAGACTCTCTTCACAGACCAATACTTCCCAAGGCTGGGGTTGTTCTCATTTTTCTCTCCATCTCAGTTTGAGAAACTCCTGaggtacatatttatattttcaatgggTATTGGATTTTTGAATGTGATACCTTGCTATGGTATGGATGGTCACCATATTACAAGAAGTCTGATACAAGTGTTAGCTAAGTATCTGAACAAAAATGGtgattttgttacttttttcacAGTTTTCACTGTAGTTGTGGGCACAGGGGTTACAGGACCCATtctaatatatttgttttacaaggCTATTTATGTAGAca comes from Trichoplusia ni isolate ovarian cell line Hi5 chromosome 27, tn1, whole genome shotgun sequence and encodes:
- the LOC113505775 gene encoding membrane-bound transcription factor site-2 protease, whose amino-acid sequence is MSFTILCSFVLAFYVVIWFFDSFFKSCMHYPYYAFLEGTGLQIGILNFKWTTTAFNRFIYRWSKNLARVLRKWYTCGYIFTIWIFLPFALWTLLTFIFEHFYETIQINNVPEVKAMLPGVNIPASDFWVYFLAIGFSTIFHELGHAMAAAQEDVQLISVGVYVFTIIPVAFVQMNSEHLNSLAVTKRLRIFCAGIWHNIATAFIALLLFFSAPILFNIAYETGIGVRITDFTDDSPLKDVRGLDKGDVVTSINSCEIKNANDWSYCLHMAHDRFGICTSAEFVAQNDEIMMETIKENDVVECCRKDDLYSFCFEYLEPKVVADSVLPGQYSCLKPRDMVKDKFIKCTEHGGYSCPRGMHCLKPSLNNHTYLIIIERKDNNAVLYLGLPYDLHKTLFTDQYFPRLGLFSFFSPSQFEKLLRYIFIFSMGIGFLNVIPCYGMDGHHITRSLIQVLAKYLNKNGDFVTFFTVFTVVVGTGVTGPILIYLFYKAIYVDN